The following proteins come from a genomic window of Pichia kudriavzevii chromosome 1, complete sequence:
- a CDS encoding uncharacterized protein (PKUD0A07580; similar to Saccharomyces cerevisiae YAL044C (GCV3); ancestral locus Anc_7.25), whose amino-acid sequence MVHPKWPSRDKVPVMFARTLRTFRPLNITAFRLQSTYKLNPTSIVSTFSKNPVLKFTPEHEWISLHPDGTAFIGITNYAADALGDATFIELPSSQIGETIGNGETISSVESVKSASDIYSPVECEIVEVNESLEESPELINTDPMGEGWIVKVKVGEQDSVKELMDAEAYETFVAESDH is encoded by the coding sequence ATGGTTCATCCAAAGTGGCCCTCCAGAGATAAAGTCCCCGTCATGTTTGCCAGAACCCTAAGAACTTTCAGACCACTTAACATCACTGCATTCCGTTTACAGTCAACATACAAATTGAACCCAACTTCCATTGTATCTACATTCTCGAAGAATCCAGTTCTTAAGTTTACACCTGAACACGAATGGATTTCTTTGCACCCTGATGGAACTGCATTTATTGGTATTACCAACTATGCTGCAGATGCACTGGGAGATGCTACATTTATTGAGTTACCAAGTTctcaaattggtgaaaccATTGGCAATGGtgaaacaatttcatctGTGGAAAGTGTTAAATCCGCAAGCGATATTTATTCACCTGTGGAATGTGAGATTGTTGAGGTTAATGAAAGTCTAGAAGAGAGTCCTGAATTGATCAACACTGATCCAATGGGTGAAGGTTGGATCGTCAAAGTTAAGGTTGGCGAACAAGACTCTGTCAAAGAACTAATGGACGCAGAAGCTTACGAAACTTTTGTTGCCGAGTCTGATCATTAA
- a CDS encoding uncharacterized protein (PKUD0A07530; similar to Saccharomyces cerevisiae YLL009C (COX17); ancestral locus Anc_5.205) gives MSGEKKQESKPKPCCVCKEEKSARDECLLINGVDSPKCDSLIKAYKECMKGYGFEI, from the exons ATGTCTGGcgaaaagaaacaagaat CCAAACCAAAGCCTTGCTGTGTTTGTAAGGAGGAAAAATCAGCAAGAGACGAATGTCTCTTAATTAACGGTGTTGATTCGCCGAAGTGTGATTCTCTCATCAAGGCGTACAAAGAATGCATGAAAGGCTATGGCTTTGAGATATAA
- a CDS encoding uncharacterized protein (PKUD0A07540; similar to Saccharomyces cerevisiae YNL287W (SEC21); ancestral locus Anc_3.73) has protein sequence MSTHTYKKNEDGNAGVLPDKMTVYQECLQACNASPIQAKKCRKLLSRLLRLFYAGEGFPRVESTNLFFSISKLFHNNDPALRQIAYLAIKELCSHSDDILMITASIMKDIQSGDPVYKPDAVRTLSRVLDASTIHSAERLFKNSIVDSNQSISSSALVSSFHLLPVAKETVKRWVNEAQESITASKHFPTSQYTQHEFSGYNQVPSSTYIHQYHALGLLYQFRNTDKMSLIKMIQQLTERRSLNSSLAQVQLIRFVEKLILDDPQFINSLWPLFVSWLNHKSDMVELEAAKLILTHSSKFSNEQQMNAITTLQSLLSVPRTVTRFAAVRILNKVAIKDSDKVGVCNLELEKMINDQSRSISTYAITTLLKTGNIESVDRLVKAISNFMDEISDEFKIIVIDAIRTLSLKFPTKYKSMLSFLNDVLREEGGFNFKNAIVEAIFDIIKFIPESKATALEMLCEFIEDCEYTELSVRILHLLGNEGPKTSNPSTYVRYIYNRVVLENSIVRSSAVIALSKFALINDVELNKSIKILLKRSLQDIDDEVRDRAVLSLKLLESKDLKDAKAYLQPKFKYSLNILEQELAKYVNNPDKSSFQEPFNINSVPKMTEDEFKAFELKEKLLGKITGSNDENMDSLSSTPDESKSNSNDNLNNVSDMTKYTLQQQEYQNELALLPEIGQYGSLLKSSAPVELTEKETEFVVTAVKHIFEEHLVIEYNIENTLDDIILENVNVISQFDTEGYTEEFTLPIEKLQPHEKGKVYASIARPSSSDDKKYLLASMANALSYVTKDVDADEDEEGFPDEYQIEELSIIPGDFIIPSYINDFTKQWDELPVEESAVYNLGDSESIDLQSVVDRLIITMSMMPIEATEVVKSGVNNHTLKLSGRSISDSKVLAIVKFAISSKGVMMKTVVKGTEADLVESLANYIE, from the coding sequence ATGTCCACACATACGTATAAGAAAAACGAGGATGGCAATGCTGGTGTTCTTCCAGACAAGATGACAGTCTATCAGGAATGCCTGCAAGCATGCAATGCATCACCAATTCAAGCAAAGAAGTGTCGTAAACTTCTGTCTAGATTATTGAGACTATTCTATGCAGGGGAAGGTTTCCCTCGTGTTGAGAGCACcaacttgttcttttcGATCTCCAAGTTGTTCCACAACAATGATCCTGCATTGAGACAGATTGCATACTTggcaatcaaagaattatGTTCTCATTCAGATGACATCTTGATGATTACCGCCTCAATTATGAAGGACATCCAAAGTGGTGATCCGGTCTATAAGCCAGATGCAGTGAGAACATTGTCTAGGGTGTTGGATGCTTCAACCATTCATTCTGCAGAGAGATTGTTCAAGAACTCCATTGTTGATTCCAACCAatcgatttcttcatctgctCTTGTTTCCTCATTCCATCTGTTACCTGTTGCGAAGGAAACTGTGAAAAGATGGGTAAATGAAGCACAAGAATCAATTACTGCAAGCAAACACTTTCCAACTTCCCAATACACACAGCATGAGTTCAGTGGTTATAATCAAGTTCCATCGTCAACTTACATACACCAATATCATGCCTTGGGTTTATTGTATCAGTTCAGAAACACTGATAAGATGTCTTTGATTAAGATGATTCAGCAATTAACCGAAAGAAGATCTTTGAATAGCTCTTTAGCACAGGTCCAACTAATTAggtttgttgaaaaacttatTCTAGATGATCctcaattcatcaatagtTTATGGCCACTTTTTGTTAGTTGGTTGAACCATAAATCCGATATGGTTGAATTGGAAGCTGCtaaattgattttgacCCATTCTTCGAAGTTCAGCAATGAACAGCAGATGAATGCAATCACAACATTACAGTCATTATTAAGCGTACCAAGAACAGTTACTAGGTTTGCAGCTGTTagaattttgaataaagTTGCGATTAAAGATTCCGATAAAGTTGGCGTTTGTAACTTAGAGTTGGAAAAGATGATCAATGACCAATCAAGATCGATTTCCACTTATGCAATCACAACTTTATTGAAGACAGGCAATATTGAAAGTGTCGATAGATTGGTCAAGgcaatttccaattttatGGATGAAATTTCTGACgaattcaaaattattgTCATCGATGCAATCAGAacattatctttgaaatttccaacCAAGTATAAATCAATGTTGTCTTTCTTAAATGATGTTTTAAGAGAGGAAGGtggtttcaattttaagAACGCCATTGTGGAAGCCATTTTTgacattatcaaattcattcCAGAATCCAAAGCCACAGCATTGGAAATGTTATGTGAATTCATTGAGGACTGTGAATACACCGAGTTGTCAGTTAGAATCTTACATTTGCTAGGTAACGAGGGTCCTAAAACTTCGAATCCGTCCACTTACGTTAGATATATCTACAACCGAGTTGttttagaaaattcaattgtTAGATCATCTGCAGTTATTGCATTGTCCAAATTTGCATTGATTAATGATGTTGAGCTGAACAAGAGTATAAAGATTTTATTAAAGAGATCATTGCAGGATATTGACGATGAAGTTAGAGATAGGGCTGTTTTATCACTTAAATTGCTAGAATCTAAAGATCTAAAGGATGCAAAGGCTTATCTCCAACCAAAGTTCAAATATTCCTTGAACATTTTAGAGCAAGAGTTGGCCAAGTATGTCAATAATCCAGACAAGTCATCATTTCAAGAACCATTCAATATTAATTCTGTTCCTAAGATGACAGAAGATGAATTTAAAGCttttgaattgaaggaGAAGCTACTAGGAAAAATCACTGGTTCgaatgatgaaaacatgGATTCATTATCCTCCACTCCAGATGAAAGCAAGAGTAATTCCAACGACAATCTGAACAATGTCTCTGACATGACCAAGTACACATTACAGCAAcaagaatatcaaaacGAGCTAGCATTATTACCAGAAATTGGCCAATACGGCTCATTACTAAAATCATCAGCGCCGGTTGAATTGACAGAAAAGGAGACCGAATTTGTAGTCACGGCAGTTAAACacatatttgaagaacatCTAGTTATTGAATATAACATTGAAAATACATTGGATGATATTATCCTGGAGAATGTTAATGTTATTTCACAATTTGATACCGAAGGTTATACTGAGGAGTTCACACTACCAATCGAGAAACTCCAACCTCACGAAAAGGGTAAAGTTTATGCATCCATTGCAAGACCTTCTAGTAGTGACGATAAGAAATATCTATTGGCTTCGATGGCTAACGCCCTATCATACGTCACCAAGGATGTTGATGccgatgaagatgaggaagGTTTCCCTGATGAATATCAGATTGAAGAGTTATCCATCATTCCAGGAGATTTTATTATTCCATCCTATATTAACGATTTCACCAAGCAGTGGGACGAGCTTCCAGTCGAGGAGTCGGCAGTATATAACTTGGGAGATTCCGAGTCTATTGATCTGCAGAGTGTGGTTGACAGATTAATAATCACCATGTCCATGATGCCAATCGAGGCAACTGAAGTTGTAAAGTCGGGTGTCAACAACCATACGTTAAAATTATCTGGTAGAAGCATCTCAGATAGCAAGGTTTTGGCCATTGTCAAGTTTGCCATTTCTTCCAAGGGTGTCATGATGAAGACAGTCGTCAAGGGTACCGAGGCCGACCTTGTTGAAAGTCTTGCAAACTACATTGAGTAA
- a CDS encoding uncharacterized protein (PKUD0A07520; similar to Saccharomyces cerevisiae YPL162C; ancestral locus Anc_8.686): MIQLLNDGEDNGKCELLGPFGLFVQALMAVLTMGSLVWKRYHERPHRRPWRIWMYDVSKQVIGASFVHITNLFLSIISKIRLHVFTVKGNPKRICDNPCDYYFLNLLFDTTIGIPILYFFIVGITGVLKGMHIHGLNSGEYGDPPLLSNYAKQLVVYLVSLGLTKLSVYVLMLSFPILVRVAIWMLSRLDPYPNVQVGFVLLVFPLIMNVFQCYVVDNLIQSPVYHSSNKDTLLGDVEEGLPEHYGSAGSNDCVE, translated from the coding sequence ATGATACAACTACTTAACGACGGAGAAGACAATGGCAAATGCGAGCTTCTTGGACCGTTTGGTCTCTTTGTGCAGGCCCTGATGGCCGTGCTCACAATGGGGTCTCTCGTTTGGAAGAGATACCATGAACGGCCACATCGCCGACCTTGGCGTATTTGGATGTACGACGTCTCCAAACAAGTCATTGGGGCATCGTTTGTCCATATCACCAACTTGTTTCTCAGTATTATCTCCAAGATAAGACTCCATGTCTTCACGGTCAAGGGCAACCCAAAGAGGATATGCGACAACCCATGTGACTACTATTTCCTCAATCTACTATTCGACACCACCATTGGAATACCAATACTCTACTTCTTCATTGTGGGCATTACTGGCGTCCTCAAGGGGATGCACATCCATGGCTTGAATTCAGGAGAGTATGGCGACCCGCCCCTACTCTCAAACTACGCCAAGCAGTTGGTGGTGTATTTGGTGAGTTTGGGCCTTACAAAGCTGTCGGTGTATGTGCTCATGCTGTCCTTCCCCATCCTTGTACGAGTCGCCATCTGGATGTTATCAAGACTCGACCCATATCCGAATGTCCAGGTGGGGTTTGTCCTGCTTGTTTTCCCGCTTATTATGAACGTCTTCCAGTGCTATGTCGTAGACAACTTGATCCAGAGCCCCGTGTATCACTCATCCAATAAAGACACGTTGCTCGGAGACGTGGAGGAAGGTCTCCCGGAGCACTACGGAAGTGCAGGGTCGAACGATTGCGTCGAGTAG
- a CDS encoding uncharacterized protein (PKUD0A07560) has translation MGRTPIPYRAFCVSNNGFVLIFVKMSKNRVEILQMEDAKKAARTLYEAFDNDDVARYVSRHLEGNPELKKQVDLQLYEGYVRSHIMKSICFVIKGEDHENKDTFETVSIWVKPDAGSLDDYLTLVRSGFAKMAWNTGAEGRRRVFGVLFPVLHDNYDHIMSVDPNASNTWTLVYLGSTPAARGKGNVRAMFDHVFDNYIDPMGANAYLESSAIRNLPIYERFGFRAINAVWLGDRDDPVDKARMDIMIRGPRGEKWRYLEETREKEGYIVPEVSIAK, from the coding sequence ATGGGACGGACCCCCATTCCATATAGAGCGTTTTGTGTTTCCAACAACGGCTTTGTATTGATATTTGTCAAGATGAGCAAAAATAGAGTTGAAATATTGCAAATGGAAGATGCAAAGAAGGCTGCACGCACCTTATACGAAGCTTTTGATAATGACGATGTTGCAAGGTATGTGAGCAGACATTTAGAAGGGAACCCtgagttgaagaaacaagttGATCTGCAACTCTACGAGGGGTATGTGAGATCGCACATTATGAAATCTATCTGCTTTGTGATAAAGGGAGAAGACCATGAAAACAAGGACACTTTTGAGACGGTTTCCATTTGGGTCAAGCCAGATGCCGGTTCACTGGATGATTATTTGACACTGGTTAGGTCTGGGTTTGCTAAGATGGCGTGGAACACCGGTGCCGAAGGTCGTAGGAGAGTTTTTGGAGTGTTATTCCCCGTGCTACATGACAACTACGACCATATAATGTCTGTGGATCCAAACGCATCAAACACGTGGACCTTGGTGTACTTGGGTTCCACTCCGGCAGCAAGAGGCAAGGGGAATGTTCGTGCAATGTTCGACCATGTGTTTGACAACTACATTGATCCCATGGGTGCCAATGCGTATCTTGAGAGTTCGGCCATTAGGAACTTACCTATTTACGAGCGGTTTGGATTTAGGGCCATCAATGCGGTGTGGCTAGGTGACAGGGATGATCCTGTAGATAAGGCAAGAATGGATATTATGATCAGAGGTCCAAGGGGGGAGAAGTGGAGATACCTAGAAGAAACCAGGGAAAAGGAAGGGTATATTGTACCGGAAGTTTCTATTGCCAAATAA
- a CDS encoding uncharacterized protein (PKUD0A07590; similar to Saccharomyces cerevisiae YOR360C (PDE2); ancestral locus Anc_7.26), translating into MLNDLLYLNWLTHGDVSPLPFPQSISANATHVLHFRSLVQLIEYLSVSINYTLVRFSDGVQRIPLNTHEKEIDYATIIVVNTNEDIWKEEISIDTAVKLLKYRFSHLNIIILPVDPEDKIREMRENFPTRLQRMKLWTGFSNAELLDTMDGYVDSKAIKEEDLKLFTDLLSRIQYDKLLFHVNADREKLWEALNKWDFDAFQFNLDELLVISFLIFERFIKPENSNNLKSFLFFVRDNYHIGNPFHNFRHAVDVLQATNMFLNSLIKNSNYKISKLDSFSLLLASLGHDIGHPGITNAFLISNKSPLAVKFNNISILENFHRFQFQRILIPFLNQSMENNLLSIEMEIDVPYLLDIVNYSILATDMAKHDEFVGEIERLITEFDNFKLLACFLIKCADISNVCRTLNTSCKWGLSLGEEFKQIALLEKYLKNEIKPSDEIVEFDFKKPIKNIDAKEGIVLVPKLAGNQMFFINRFATDFFTKISDSLPPLYILSSTLRTNTTYWEQSLKN; encoded by the coding sequence ATGCTCAACGATCTCTTATACTTAAACTGGCTTACCCACGGAGATGTTTCCCCGCTCCCGTTCCCACAATCAATATCGGCAAATGCTACACATGTTCTTCATTTTAGGTCTTTGGTGCAGCTGATAGAGTATCTCTCGGTTTCCATCAACTATACACTTGTCCGGTTCTCCGATGGAGTGCAGCGTATTCCTCTAAATACCCACGAGAAAGAAATCGACTATGCCACAATTATTGTTGTCAACACAAACGAAGATATAtggaaagaagaaatcagCATTGACACTGCAGTAAAGCTGCTCAAGTACAGATTCTCGCATTTGAACATCATCATATTACCGGTTGATCCAGAGGACAAAATAAGGGAAATGAGAGAAAACTTCCCAACAAGACTACAAAGAATGAAACTATGGACTGGGTTTAGTAACGCAGAACTCTTGGATACTATGGATGGGTATGTCGATTCCAAGGCTATTAAGGAGGAGGATTTAAAGCTTTTTACCGACTTGTTATCCAGAATACAATATGACAAATTGCTGTTTCACGTTAATGCCGATAGGGAGAAACTTTGGGAAGCTTTGAATAAGTGGGATTTTGATGCGTTCCAATTCAACCTCGATGAACTACTAGTCATTTCCTTCTTGATCTTTGAGAGATTCATCAAACCagaaaactcaaataaTCTTAAatcttttctatttttcGTTAGAGATAACTATCATATCGGGAATCCTTTCCACAATTTCAGACACGCTGTCGACGTTTTACAAGCTACAAATATGTTTCTCAACTCCTTAATCAAGAATTCCAATTATAAAATAAGTAAATTAGATTCTTTCTCCCTTTTACTTGCATCATTAGGTCACGACATAGGGCACCCGGGAATCACCAATGCATTTTTAATTAGCAATAAGTCACCATTAGCAGTTAAGTTCAATAATATTtcaattcttgaaaacttcCATAGATTCCAATTTCAGAGGATACTGATACCCTTTTTAAACCAGTCAATGGAGAATAATTTATTAAGTATAGAGATGGAAATCGATGTTCCTTACCTTTTAGATATTGTTAACTATTCAATTCTTGCAACCGATATGGCCAAACATGATGAGTTTGTTGGCGAAATCGAGAGACTAATTACTGAATTCGATAATTTCAAGTTACTTGCGTGCTTCCTCATCAAATGTGCTGACATTTCAAATGTGTGTAGGACTCTTAATACAAGTTGTAAATGGGGGTTGTCCTTAGGTGAAGAGTTCAAGCAAATTGCACTATTGGagaaatatttgaaaaacgAAATCAAACCATCCGACGAAATCGTTGAATTCGATTTTAAAAAaccaatcaaaaacatcGACGCAAAGGAAGGTATTGTTTTGGTACCCAAACTGGCAGGCAATCAAATGTTTTTCATAAACAGATTTGCTACAGATTTCTTTACCAAAATATCCGATTCGCTTCCCCCATTATATATTTTGTCAAGTACACTTCGTACCAACACTACTTATTGGGAacaaagtttgaagaactaA
- a CDS encoding uncharacterized protein (PKUD0A07570; similar to Saccharomyces cerevisiae YGL116W (CDC20); ancestral locus Anc_6.135), whose amino-acid sequence MSTPKKSPLKTPKYHRTVFGNTSPNLVNHSTNSIYAGSNGILSPNFNVVNSDWSSKLSRKNKTFGDKLKESPRSDKFLNLKRATSGSLSIGRKLRRTNTNEFDRFIPSRQSTSGKLSVEKTISLPSFALPIDRIESQHSEIYQSTVAEACGLEVGQRILQFQPPAPAPSKESNSLRKVASQNKFKTRQIISTTAAQARMKRIPSCPEKVLDAPELTDDFYLNLISWSEDNNLAIALGKSAYCWNANDGSVNLITTCELVITSLRWSQDGYFLSIGLDDGSVEIWDIEKNELTRKILSHCGRISSQSWNEAFLTMGSRMGSIFHNDLRISNCLIDRFENHTGEVCGLEWRSDGLQLASGGNDNVVNIWDSRLTSNAIHTKTAHSAAVKALAWCPTQLSLLASGGGSACKKIHFWNTNTGNRVNTIDTESQVSSLTWGYSNGIGKEIVSTHGFPHNEVSVYSYPTLQKTGVIMNAHEGRILNSQLSPNGTVLATLGSDENLKFWKLFDEPPMEKDTTPSRIEKVIR is encoded by the coding sequence ATGTCTACACCAAAAAAATCGCCATTGAAGACACCAAAATACCACAGAACAGTATTTGGAAATACAAGTCCGAATCTAGTCAATCATAGCACAAATTCAATTTACGCTGGAAGCAATGGGATATTATCTCCAAACTTTAACGTTGTAAATTCGGACTGGTCTTCCAAGTTaagtagaaaaaataaaacatttGGAGACAAATTGAAAGAGAGTCCTAGATCCGACAAATttctgaatttgaaaagagcAACATCAGGTAGTTTATCAATTGGGAGAAAGTTACGGCGGACAAACACAAATGAGTTTGATAGATTCATACCTTCACGCCAATCAACTTCTGGGAAACTGTCAGTTGAGAAAACTATATCTCTTCCATCTTTTGCATTACCTATTGATCGGATCGAATCACAGCATTCTGAGATATATCAAAGTACCGTAGCTGAAGCATGCGGGCTGGAGGTTGGTCAAAGGATCCTACAATTTCAGCCACCCGCTCCGGCACcttcaaaagaaagcaACTCACTAAGAAAGGTTGCATCgcaaaataaattcaaaacaagaCAAATAATATCCACTACAGCAGCTCAAGCAAGAATGAAGAGGATACCTTCATGTCCCGAAAAAGTTTTAGATGCCCCTGAATTAACCGATGATTTTTATCtcaatttgatatcttGGTCTGAGGACAATAATCTTGCAATAGCGTTGGGGAAAAGCGCTTATTGTTGGAATGCAAATGACGGTAGCGTCAATTTGATTACAACATGTGAGTTGGTCATTACATCACTTAGATGGTCACAAGATGGTTATTTTCTATCAATCGGGTTAGACGATGGTTCAGTTGAGATATGggacattgaaaaaaatgagtTAACTCGGAAAATCCTATCACATTGTGGTAGAATTTCCTCACAAAGTTGGAATGAAGCCTTTTTAACTATGGGTTCACGGATGGGATCAATATTTCATAATGATTTACGTATAAGTAACTGTTTGATTGATAGATTTGAAAACCACACAGGGGAAGTGTGTGGGTTAGAGTGGAGAAGTGATGGATTACAACTGGCAAGTGGTGGTAATGATAATGTTGTTAATATATGGGATAGTAGATTGACTTCGAATGCAATCCACACTAAAACTGCACACAGTGCGGCCGTTAAAGCATTGGCATGGTGCCCAACACAGTTAAGTTTATTAGCCAGCGGTGGCGGTAGTGCATGTAAGAAGATCCATTTTTGGAATACAAACACAGGTAATAGAGTCAATACCATTGATACCGAATCGCAAGTAAGTTCACTTACATGGGGGTACTCTAATGGTATTGGCAAGGAAATAGTTTCAACACATGGGTTCCCACACAATGAGGTATCTGTTTATAGTTACCCAACTCTACAGAAAACAGGAGTTATAATGAACGCACATGAGGGGCGGATACTAAACAGCCAGTTATCACCCAACGGTACGGTCTTGGCTACATTGGGTAGTGACGAAAACCTcaaattttggaaactCTTTGACGAACCGCCAATGGAGAAGGATACGACTCCTTCTCGTATCGAAAAGGTGATCAGATGA
- a CDS encoding uncharacterized protein (PKUD0A07550; similar to Saccharomyces cerevisiae YNL288W (CAF40); ancestral locus Anc_3.72) encodes MSNQQPAPHEAHLPPDEGKPQPNVPEQSPSSSVNDKMIFSWITEFTYGPNKEQALLELGKKREMYEDLALVLWNSFGVMSCLLAEIVSVYSMLSPPTLTIQASNRVCNALALMQCIASHQETRMPFLMAQIPLFLYPFLNTTCTHRPFEYLRLTSLGVIGALVKNDSPEVIQFLLTTEIIPLCLKIMESSSELNKTVAIFIVQKILLDEQGLNYICQTYDRFEAVAKVLGVIVKQLVDKPTSRLLRHLIRCYLRLSDNVEARKTLKKILPQELRNNTFAGVLNEDESAKQSLQLLLQNLQ; translated from the coding sequence ATGTCGAACCAACAGCCGGCTCCACACGAAGCACATCTTCCACCAGATGAGGGTAAGCCGCAGCCAAATGTCCCAGAACAGAGTCCATCCTCATCGGTAAATGACAAGATGATTTTCTCCTGGATAACTGAATTTACCTATGGCCCAAACAAGGAACAGGCCCTCTTAGAGTTGGGCAAGAAGAGAGAGATGTATGAGGATTTGGCATTGGTTCTATGGAACTCCTTTGGTGTGATGTCATGCCTTTTAGCTGAGATTGTTTCAGTTTATTCCATGCTTTCACCACCCACATTAACTATTCAAGCCTCAAATCGGGTGTGTAATGCCCTTGCACTAATGCAATGCATTGCAAGCCATCAAGAAACGAGAATGCCGTTTTTGATGGCACAGATCCCCTTGTTTCTCTATCCATTTTTAAACACAACATGTACACATCGTCCATTTGAATATCTACGTTTGACTAGTTTGGGAGTTATTGGTGCGCTAGTCAAGAATGATTCACCTGAAGTGATCCAGTTCCTTCTAACTACCGAAATTATTCCACTCTGTCTTAAGATTATGGAGTCCTCTTCAGAATTGAATAAAACTGttgccattttcattgtGCAGAAAATTTTACTGGACGAACAAGGACTCAATTATATATGCCAAACCTACGATAGATTCGAGGCTGTTGCCAAAGTGCTTGGTGTGATAGTCAAACAGCTCGTTGATAAACCAACAAGTAGACTATTGAGACATTTGATTAGATGCTACCTTAGACTTTCAGATAACGTTGAGGCCAggaaaacattgaaaaagatcCTCCCTCAAGAGCTACGGAACAATACATTTGCCGGTGTTCTTAACGAAGATGAGTCTGCAAAACAGTCCCTGCAGCTTTTACTGCAAAACCTCCAATGA